From Alienimonas californiensis, a single genomic window includes:
- a CDS encoding glycosyltransferase family 4 protein, whose amino-acid sequence MHVAIVTAGGAGMFCGSCLQDNALARALMASGEEVSLIPTYTPLTLDTKDESLLGPGRGRVFLGGINLYLEHQSKLWGRLPRWFVRFLDSRWALKLSSKLGVSNDAANLGPLTIDLLRGELGPQRRGIEELVDWIVNRLKPDAVVFSNALLVGPVRELRKSFDGPIWCTLQGDDIFLNALREPHQSAALAMISDRAGDDCHGFTGFLTHSEYYADHMADTLALPRDRFRTLPLLLEPNGFPEAPPAERPNEGPFTVGYFARICPEKGLHNLVEAMELLRERRPEVQWALLAGGYLGPRDQRYFRGLKKRTKSWGNGFEYAGAPNTLAEKASILQRFDVLSVPTVYREPKGLPVLEGWACGVPCVQPAHGAFPELLHGVPGGVLVPPGDARALAAALEALHDDPDRRRALGAAGHAGVRAVHGPTAVAERFKAILNAPVPGKRIANRPGAG is encoded by the coding sequence ATGCACGTCGCGATCGTCACCGCCGGCGGCGCCGGGATGTTCTGCGGCAGTTGTTTGCAGGACAACGCCCTCGCCCGCGCCCTCATGGCCAGCGGCGAGGAGGTCTCCCTGATCCCCACATATACTCCCCTGACTCTCGACACGAAGGACGAATCGTTGCTGGGCCCGGGCCGCGGGCGGGTGTTCCTCGGCGGCATCAACCTGTACCTCGAACACCAGTCGAAGCTGTGGGGCCGGCTGCCGCGGTGGTTCGTGCGGTTCCTCGACAGCCGCTGGGCGCTGAAGCTCAGTTCCAAGCTGGGCGTCTCCAATGACGCCGCGAACCTCGGGCCGCTGACGATCGATTTATTACGCGGCGAGTTAGGCCCCCAGCGGCGGGGCATTGAGGAATTGGTGGACTGGATCGTGAACCGGCTCAAACCGGACGCGGTGGTGTTCAGCAACGCCCTGCTGGTCGGCCCGGTGCGGGAGCTGCGCAAAAGCTTCGACGGCCCCATCTGGTGCACGCTGCAGGGGGACGACATCTTTCTGAACGCCCTGCGGGAACCGCACCAGTCCGCGGCGCTGGCGATGATCTCCGACCGGGCCGGCGACGACTGCCACGGCTTCACCGGGTTCCTCACCCACAGCGAGTACTACGCCGACCACATGGCGGACACCCTCGCCCTGCCCCGCGACCGCTTCCGCACCCTGCCGCTGTTATTGGAGCCGAACGGCTTTCCGGAGGCGCCGCCCGCGGAGCGGCCGAACGAGGGGCCGTTCACCGTCGGTTATTTCGCCCGCATCTGCCCGGAAAAAGGGCTGCACAACCTCGTCGAGGCGATGGAGCTGCTCCGCGAACGCCGGCCGGAGGTGCAGTGGGCGCTGCTGGCGGGGGGATATCTTGGCCCGCGGGATCAACGGTATTTTCGGGGGTTGAAAAAGCGGACGAAGTCGTGGGGAAACGGGTTTGAATACGCCGGGGCCCCGAACACGCTGGCGGAGAAGGCGTCGATTCTTCAGCGATTCGACGTGCTCAGCGTGCCGACGGTTTATCGGGAGCCCAAGGGCCTGCCGGTCCTGGAGGGCTGGGCCTGCGGCGTGCCCTGCGTGCAGCCGGCCCACGGCGCGTTTCCGGAGTTATTGCACGGCGTGCCGGGCGGCGTGCTGGTTCCGCCCGGCGACGCCCGCGCCCTCGCCGCCGCCCTGGAAGCGCTGCACGACGACCCCGACCGTCGCCGGGCGCTGGGCGCCGCGGGGCACGCCGGCGTGCGGGCCGTGCACGGCCCGACGGCGGTCGCGGAGCGGTTCAAGGCAATCCTGAACGCCCCCGTCCCCGGCAAGCGGATCGCCAATCGGCCGGGCGCCGGATGA
- the mug gene encoding G/U mismatch-specific DNA glycosylase: protein MTRFRVTKAQLAAAENGTTPDVLAPGVRLLFCGINPSLYSVVTGCHFARPGNRFWPALHDGGFTPRLFHPSENEELLTYGCGITNLAPRGTRRADELSRDELEEGAEELAAKVEANGVRTVAFLGVTAYRTAFAEPGAVIGRQERTVGGADVWVLPNPSGLNAHYQRPDFARLFGELRAAVFGTAGAEGR from the coding sequence ATGACGCGGTTCCGGGTGACGAAGGCGCAACTCGCCGCCGCGGAGAACGGCACGACGCCGGACGTGCTCGCCCCCGGCGTGCGACTGCTGTTCTGCGGCATTAATCCGTCCCTCTATAGCGTCGTGACGGGCTGCCACTTCGCCCGCCCCGGCAACCGCTTCTGGCCCGCCCTGCACGACGGCGGCTTCACCCCGCGGCTGTTTCACCCCTCCGAGAACGAGGAGTTGTTAACGTACGGCTGCGGGATCACGAACCTCGCCCCCCGCGGCACCCGCCGGGCGGACGAATTGAGCCGGGACGAACTGGAGGAGGGGGCGGAGGAGCTGGCGGCGAAGGTCGAAGCGAACGGCGTGCGGACGGTGGCGTTCCTCGGCGTGACCGCCTATCGCACCGCCTTCGCAGAGCCGGGAGCCGTGATCGGCCGGCAGGAGCGGACCGTCGGCGGGGCGGACGTCTGGGTCTTGCCGAACCCCAGCGGGTTGAACGCCCATTATCAACGCCCGGACTTCGCCCGCCTGTTCGGCGAACTGCGGGCGGCGGTCTTCGGCACGGCCGGGGCCGAGGGCCGATGA
- a CDS encoding threonine/serine exporter family protein, with product MNSETELTEATPLIIELASALHRFGAPAHELEELMTETATALGVAAQYFAAPTSISFGFGEPREHRTTMIRVSPGEVDLAKLRDLYVLQASIASGATDAAAGRTAVRAIVERPPRFGPAWTVPATGLVGVTAAPFFGGGAPEAALAGALALLVGTLAWLSSKRPGLQRLLLPGSSVLVSAAAIGAAVLLPDLAAAIVTVSALILFIPGLTLTIAMNELAAQNLVSGSARFAGAVAQLMMIGFGVELGRSLVALVAEPAAPGPEAGLGDAVVAGSLFVASLAFTVLFQARARDFGWICVAAFVAFFGARLGVALLGPLAGPSVAAFAVGAFSNAVGRWRRRPALVTLLPGLLLLVPGSVGFNSVTQLLDHDEMRSFQSVFNTLLIAAAIVTGLLFANVAVAQRPGTGERLS from the coding sequence ATGAATTCCGAGACCGAATTGACCGAGGCGACGCCGCTCATCATCGAACTGGCGAGCGCCCTGCACCGCTTCGGCGCCCCGGCTCACGAGCTGGAAGAATTGATGACCGAAACGGCGACGGCCCTCGGCGTCGCCGCCCAGTATTTCGCCGCCCCGACCTCGATCTCGTTCGGCTTCGGCGAACCGCGGGAGCATCGCACGACGATGATCCGCGTCTCCCCCGGGGAGGTGGATCTGGCCAAGCTCCGCGATTTATACGTCCTGCAGGCGTCGATCGCCTCCGGGGCGACCGACGCCGCCGCGGGACGGACCGCCGTGCGGGCGATCGTGGAGCGACCGCCGCGGTTCGGCCCGGCGTGGACCGTGCCGGCGACCGGGCTGGTCGGCGTCACCGCCGCCCCGTTCTTCGGCGGCGGCGCCCCCGAGGCGGCCCTCGCCGGGGCGCTGGCCCTGCTGGTCGGCACGCTGGCCTGGCTCAGCTCCAAGCGGCCCGGCCTGCAACGTCTCCTCCTTCCCGGCAGCAGCGTGCTCGTCTCCGCCGCGGCGATCGGCGCCGCGGTCCTGCTGCCGGACCTCGCCGCCGCGATCGTGACGGTCAGCGCTCTGATTCTGTTCATCCCCGGGCTCACGTTGACGATCGCGATGAACGAACTGGCCGCCCAGAACCTCGTCTCCGGCTCCGCCCGGTTCGCGGGGGCGGTGGCCCAACTCATGATGATCGGCTTCGGGGTGGAGTTAGGCCGCAGCCTCGTCGCCCTGGTCGCCGAGCCCGCGGCGCCGGGGCCGGAGGCGGGGCTGGGCGACGCGGTGGTCGCCGGCAGCCTGTTCGTCGCCTCGCTGGCCTTCACCGTGTTGTTTCAGGCGCGGGCGCGGGACTTCGGCTGGATCTGCGTGGCGGCGTTCGTGGCTTTTTTTGGGGCCCGGCTGGGCGTGGCGCTGCTCGGCCCGCTGGCGGGGCCGTCGGTGGCGGCGTTCGCCGTGGGGGCCTTCAGCAACGCCGTCGGCCGCTGGCGCCGGCGGCCGGCGCTGGTCACCTTGCTGCCGGGGCTCCTCCTACTGGTGCCGGGCAGCGTGGGGTTTAACAGCGTCACGCAATTGCTCGACCACGACGAGATGCGGTCGTTTCAATCCGTGTTCAATACGCTGCTGATCGCCGCGGCGATCGTGACGGGCCTGCTGTTCGCCAACGTCGCCGTCGCCCAACGGCCGGGGACGGGGGAGCGGTTGAGTTAG
- a CDS encoding DUF1501 domain-containing protein yields MSVLSRRRALQAFAASAAGASMSGWLPALAAAAGDQTPPRSVILLWMTGGPSQLDTFDPKPNHENGGEFKAIDTAVPGVQIAEHLPGIAQRLDRCAILRTLSTPEGDHGRATYLARTGYRPGGAIDYPTLGAAISKELAARPDRAETDLPGYISVAPFRLANPAAFGSGFLGPEFAPLVVGEGAGDPNATGGNALTVRNLAPPRGAGGERMQRRLELLSNFESSFATNRPDAALVGRRTAYEKAVRMMGGAAAGAFDLEKEPAALKDKYGRSPFGQGCLLARRLVERGVPFVEVSLNGVTGGEAFAWDTHADNFEAVKGLCGVLDPAWSTLLDDLNDRGLGDTLVVWMGEFGRTPTINPQGGRDHFPMAWNAVMCGGGIVGGSVVGATDEAGMEVTDRPISAADFAATLCRAAGVDPWRDNLSNVGRPIRLADPEANPVEEILA; encoded by the coding sequence ATGTCCGTCCTCTCCCGCCGCCGGGCCCTGCAAGCGTTCGCCGCGAGCGCGGCGGGGGCGTCGATGTCCGGCTGGCTGCCGGCGCTCGCCGCGGCGGCAGGTGATCAGACGCCGCCGCGGTCCGTCATTCTGCTCTGGATGACCGGCGGGCCGAGCCAGCTCGATACCTTCGATCCCAAGCCGAACCACGAGAACGGCGGGGAGTTCAAGGCGATCGACACCGCCGTGCCCGGCGTGCAGATTGCCGAGCACTTGCCCGGCATCGCCCAGCGGCTGGACCGCTGCGCGATCCTGCGGACCCTCTCCACCCCGGAGGGGGACCACGGCCGGGCGACCTATCTGGCCCGCACCGGCTACCGGCCCGGCGGGGCGATCGACTACCCCACGCTGGGGGCGGCGATCTCCAAGGAGTTAGCCGCCCGGCCCGACCGGGCCGAGACCGATCTGCCGGGCTATATCTCCGTCGCCCCGTTCCGGCTGGCGAACCCGGCGGCGTTCGGCAGCGGGTTCCTCGGGCCGGAGTTCGCCCCGCTGGTCGTCGGCGAGGGGGCCGGCGACCCCAATGCGACGGGCGGGAACGCGTTGACGGTTCGTAACCTCGCCCCGCCCCGCGGCGCCGGCGGGGAGCGGATGCAGCGGCGACTCGAATTGTTGTCGAATTTCGAGTCCTCCTTCGCCACGAACCGTCCGGACGCTGCCCTCGTGGGCCGCCGGACCGCCTACGAAAAGGCCGTCCGCATGATGGGCGGCGCCGCCGCGGGGGCGTTCGATCTGGAGAAGGAACCGGCGGCGCTGAAGGACAAATACGGCCGCAGCCCCTTCGGGCAGGGCTGCCTGCTGGCCCGCCGACTGGTGGAGCGGGGCGTGCCCTTCGTGGAGGTGAGCCTCAACGGCGTGACCGGCGGCGAAGCCTTCGCCTGGGACACCCACGCCGACAACTTCGAAGCGGTGAAGGGGCTCTGCGGGGTGTTGGACCCGGCGTGGAGCACGCTGCTGGACGACCTGAACGACCGCGGTCTGGGCGACACGCTGGTCGTCTGGATGGGCGAGTTCGGCCGCACGCCGACGATCAATCCGCAGGGCGGCCGCGACCATTTCCCGATGGCCTGGAACGCGGTGATGTGCGGCGGCGGGATCGTCGGCGGCTCCGTGGTGGGCGCCACGGACGAGGCGGGGATGGAGGTGACGGACCGGCCGATCAGCGCCGCGGACTTCGCCGCCACCCTCTGCCGGGCCGCGGGCGTGGACCCGTGGCGGGACAACCTCAGCAACGTCGGCCGCCCGATCCGCCTCGCCGACCCGGAGGCGAACCCGGTGGAAGAGATTCTGGCGTGA
- a CDS encoding DUF1549 and DUF1553 domain-containing protein produces MIAPLAACLLVLSPVAGGEAEPGDAAAAIAATVDEHFVVAWALEGVTPAEPATDEAWFRRVHLDLTGRIPTASAVRDFVDAHPFGADDAAKRAVVEGLLNGPGYVTHFTAVWRDALVPELTRDQQAAFQRPGFEAWLRNALLENRPYDDFARELLTAELAAADMEATPFGPQTGSAGPQAFYTARETKPEELAAATTRAFLGTRLECAECHDHPFDHWKQEEFWRFAAFFGGLERDTDRGGRLGELRERTDATVLQIPPEVTLKSGVTEVPATYLDGSAPVLIPGQSPRSALAERLVAPENDLFARVAVNRLWGLLFGRGIVDPVDDFGELNPPSHPELLDKLAEQFVASGYDLKTLLTGLALSDAYGLSSKHESDPPGDLFARYPVKPLPAAVLYDSLERATGRFTPFDPTDGGNPFIMQEDARAEFLNTFRDDSERPADRRTSILQALSLMNGGLVAESVDLRRSRTFAAALSAPYLDRDGRLDALFLATLSRQPYPAEREELNAYVHAADDEAEALADLFWTLLNSSEFSTNH; encoded by the coding sequence GTGATCGCGCCGCTCGCCGCCTGCTTGCTGGTTCTGAGCCCCGTCGCGGGGGGCGAAGCGGAACCGGGCGACGCTGCGGCGGCGATCGCGGCGACGGTCGACGAACACTTCGTCGTCGCCTGGGCGCTGGAGGGCGTCACGCCGGCCGAACCGGCGACGGACGAGGCCTGGTTCCGCCGGGTGCACCTGGACCTCACCGGCCGCATCCCCACCGCCTCGGCGGTGCGGGACTTCGTGGACGCGCACCCGTTCGGGGCCGACGACGCGGCAAAGCGGGCCGTGGTCGAGGGGCTGCTGAACGGGCCCGGGTACGTCACGCACTTCACCGCCGTCTGGCGGGACGCGCTGGTGCCGGAACTGACCCGCGACCAGCAGGCCGCCTTCCAGCGCCCCGGGTTCGAAGCCTGGCTGCGGAACGCCCTCCTCGAGAACCGCCCCTACGACGACTTCGCCCGGGAACTGCTCACCGCCGAACTGGCCGCCGCGGACATGGAGGCGACGCCCTTCGGCCCGCAAACCGGCTCCGCCGGGCCGCAGGCCTTTTATACGGCTCGGGAGACGAAGCCGGAGGAACTCGCCGCGGCGACCACCCGGGCGTTCCTGGGCACCCGGCTGGAGTGTGCGGAGTGTCACGATCATCCCTTCGACCACTGGAAGCAGGAGGAGTTCTGGCGGTTCGCCGCCTTCTTCGGCGGGCTGGAACGGGACACGGACCGCGGCGGCCGGCTGGGCGAGTTGCGGGAACGCACCGACGCCACCGTGCTCCAAATTCCGCCGGAGGTGACGCTCAAAAGCGGCGTGACGGAAGTGCCGGCGACCTACCTCGACGGCTCCGCCCCGGTCCTCATCCCCGGCCAGAGCCCGCGGAGCGCTCTCGCCGAACGGCTCGTCGCGCCGGAGAACGACCTGTTCGCCCGGGTCGCGGTGAACCGGCTGTGGGGCCTGCTGTTCGGCCGCGGGATCGTCGACCCGGTGGACGACTTCGGCGAGTTGAACCCGCCCTCGCACCCGGAGTTATTAGACAAACTGGCCGAGCAGTTCGTCGCCTCCGGCTACGACCTCAAAACGCTACTGACCGGCCTGGCGCTGAGCGACGCCTACGGGCTGTCGTCCAAGCACGAGAGCGACCCGCCGGGCGATCTGTTCGCCCGCTACCCCGTCAAACCGCTGCCGGCGGCGGTGTTATACGACAGTCTGGAGCGGGCGACGGGGCGGTTCACGCCCTTCGACCCGACCGACGGCGGCAACCCGTTCATCATGCAGGAGGACGCCCGGGCGGAGTTTTTGAATACCTTCCGGGACGACTCCGAACGCCCCGCCGACCGCCGCACCAGCATCCTGCAGGCGCTCAGCCTGATGAACGGCGGGCTGGTCGCCGAGAGCGTGGACCTCCGCCGCAGCCGCACCTTCGCCGCGGCCCTCTCCGCCCCCTACCTCGACCGCGACGGCCGCCTGGACGCCCTGTTCCTGGCGACGCTCTCCCGCCAGCCCTACCCCGCGGAACGGGAGGAACTAAACGCCTACGTCCACGCCGCCGACGACGAGGCCGAGGCGCTGGCGGACCTGTTTTGGACGCTGCTGAACAGCAGCGAATTCAGCACAAACCACTAA
- a CDS encoding pyrroloquinoline quinone-dependent dehydrogenase, whose amino-acid sequence MNALAPLLLVGLIVPAADPLAEPADWPAVGGDRGGMRFSELDQIDRSNVGRLEPAWTWHTGELADRPGKTIECTPVVVDGVMYVTTNYLRVAALDAATGEERWSFDPLRDHPYPFQPTSGGVNRGVAWWSDGEPDGERRILHGTADGRLFSLDARTGKLDPAFGEGGVRDLRAELPPAARQLPYGPTSAPAIYEDVVILGVSNGEGPGVAAPGDVRAFDVRTGAQLWAFRTVPAPGEFGNDTWAGDSWQNRGGANAWGGANVDVTRGLVFCGTGSAAFDFYGGDRHGENLFANCVLALDARTGERKWHFQTLHHDLWDHDLPTPPVLTTVERDGQSVDAAAQVTKTGHLFLFNRETGEPLFDIEERPVPPSDVPGEQAWPTQPTPVKPPPFAARHLDESNLTNIGEANRESALEQLKRFRHGPGNAPPSLQGTIVTPGTHGGANWSGAAFDPTRQYLIVNSTNVPNIMQLVPASTNNRYRYGHAGYDQFRDHEGYPAIAPPWGLLTAIDLNSGEFAWQVPLGEFPELTARGVPQTGTENFGGPIVTAGGLVFIAGTKDERIRAFDAATGEELWSAQLPAGGYATPCTYAVNGRQYVAVAAGGAGKLGTPAGDAFVAFALPQE is encoded by the coding sequence ATGAACGCTCTCGCCCCGCTGCTTCTGGTCGGCCTCATCGTGCCGGCCGCCGATCCCTTGGCCGAGCCAGCCGATTGGCCCGCCGTGGGCGGGGATCGCGGGGGGATGCGGTTCTCGGAACTCGATCAGATCGACCGCTCCAACGTCGGGCGGCTGGAACCGGCGTGGACCTGGCACACCGGCGAGCTGGCCGATCGGCCCGGTAAGACGATCGAGTGCACGCCGGTGGTGGTGGACGGCGTAATGTACGTCACCACGAATTACCTGCGGGTGGCGGCGCTGGACGCGGCGACGGGGGAGGAGCGCTGGAGCTTCGACCCGCTCCGCGATCATCCGTACCCCTTTCAGCCCACCTCCGGCGGGGTGAACCGCGGCGTCGCCTGGTGGTCGGACGGCGAACCGGACGGCGAGCGCCGGATCCTGCACGGCACCGCCGACGGGCGGTTGTTCTCGCTGGACGCCCGCACCGGAAAGCTCGACCCGGCGTTCGGCGAGGGCGGCGTCCGCGATCTGCGGGCCGAACTGCCGCCGGCGGCCCGGCAGTTGCCGTACGGGCCGACCTCGGCGCCGGCGATTTATGAGGATGTGGTCATCCTGGGCGTCTCCAACGGCGAGGGGCCGGGCGTCGCGGCGCCGGGCGACGTGCGGGCCTTCGACGTCCGCACCGGGGCCCAACTATGGGCCTTCCGCACCGTGCCGGCCCCGGGCGAGTTCGGGAACGACACCTGGGCCGGCGACTCCTGGCAGAACCGAGGCGGAGCGAACGCCTGGGGCGGGGCGAACGTCGACGTGACGCGGGGTCTGGTCTTCTGCGGCACCGGGTCGGCGGCGTTCGACTTCTACGGCGGCGATCGGCACGGGGAGAACCTGTTCGCCAACTGCGTGCTGGCCCTCGACGCCCGCACCGGGGAGCGGAAATGGCACTTCCAAACGCTGCACCACGATCTCTGGGACCACGACCTCCCCACTCCGCCGGTGCTGACGACGGTCGAACGGGACGGCCAATCCGTCGACGCCGCCGCCCAGGTGACCAAGACCGGGCACCTGTTCCTGTTCAACCGGGAGACCGGCGAACCGCTGTTCGACATTGAAGAACGCCCCGTCCCGCCCTCCGACGTCCCCGGCGAGCAGGCGTGGCCGACCCAGCCGACGCCCGTCAAACCCCCGCCTTTCGCCGCCCGGCATCTGGACGAGTCGAACCTGACGAACATCGGCGAGGCGAACCGGGAGTCGGCCCTCGAACAGCTCAAGAGGTTCCGCCACGGCCCGGGCAACGCCCCGCCGAGTTTGCAGGGCACGATCGTCACCCCCGGCACCCACGGCGGGGCGAACTGGTCCGGGGCGGCGTTCGACCCGACGCGTCAATATTTGATCGTCAATTCGACGAACGTGCCGAACATTATGCAGCTCGTTCCGGCCTCCACAAATAACCGTTATCGCTATGGGCACGCGGGGTACGATCAGTTCCGGGATCACGAGGGCTACCCCGCAATCGCCCCGCCGTGGGGGTTGTTGACGGCGATCGACCTCAACTCCGGCGAGTTCGCCTGGCAGGTTCCGCTGGGGGAGTTCCCGGAACTGACCGCCCGCGGCGTGCCGCAGACCGGCACGGAGAACTTCGGCGGCCCGATCGTCACCGCCGGCGGGCTGGTGTTCATCGCCGGCACGAAGGACGAGCGAATTCGCGCCTTCGACGCCGCGACCGGGGAGGAGCTCTGGAGCGCCCAGCTGCCCGCGGGCGGCTACGCGACGCCCTGCACCTACGCGGTGAACGGCCGGCAGTACGTCGCCGTCGCCGCCGGCGGGGCCGGCAAACTCGGCACCCCCGCCGGCGACGCCTTCGTCGCCTTCGCCCTCCCCCAAGAATGA